In Lathyrus oleraceus cultivar Zhongwan6 chromosome 2, CAAS_Psat_ZW6_1.0, whole genome shotgun sequence, the DNA window TGCATTTTTCTGAATTACATTCACATTTCATTTTTTTAcatgattttcattttatttcatttttatttcttcaacttgcaaaaatcattaaaaatagcATACATGTCCAATttaatccaatttttttttccacatgttcattttaatgtctagtttttttagcatttatttcctgatttttgtattgctggatttttaaatgtgcttgattgtttgaacatgataccaaaatgacatgttgtgctaattgatttgtgaaatgcttatggtttatccaattgccttgaaatttgacatgcttattcataacatgtgacatgatattttggcttttgtttggcatttttaccatttaataccactgttttggacacatggacatatgttgtgacatttggtaccttgtacttgtgcattttcattcatataccatttgtttgcttctggacttaatttttggtatgatgtttgtccataacatgtttagtgcacataaaaaatttcctgatcattggattcatttctgttttaatatggattttctatgtttcatgtccaattttgatcacattgcttgcctttgccttatcttgttcataTGATGGCTTTGCCTATTGaattggctttggtccttttgaagactctttcttgtttgtttgaatgtgcttcatatgaaatgttgacttctgttttggtcatttgacttgcctttgaccctagtctttgtactagtggtttgtactcaccaattgtgtttgtgtttcaggtatttagcactaatgattggtgtgggctcattatttgagatgcaagttgctttgattactaacctttgttgtgttgtaggtccattgatgtgatgaactcacttgagtgcttgcatttgagACTCACTTTGTGTATAATTGTTGGATGATTccactgttgtctgtttggttttctgaatacactattaactgtttgacttttgtacaggtacattagttgctagctcttgcttgagctttgctttggagtgtggttgatacaccactgaggtagcttagccctcttactccatgtagtctggaagtcctgccacctttttggcaggcatttggctgaagtctTCCTTATGAGGccatgtttgtgattgtttacatttgtgctaaagacctccaagtgaggcatgttacttgttaagtccttctaagtgaagaggcaattgacaaatagaagggattagcaatcaatcccctgttaatcagtgagtcgttcattatgctcgcactacgtgctgatgctcttgaacataaccTAAGATCTTGTTAGAGTCGGTtaagtggaataggatccctcattctggatccccacacctcctttgattcaagctcacccaggccagggttaagagcatgaggtctcatcctcatttcctttcatcagcttcaccctaactctcaatgttagtggttaagagcttcagaacacccttacagttttggcttgtttgtcgaggttgatatgacccctcttgactagagtccacctatttgattgagcctcttgtttgtatatagagtgtgaagcttgattgtttgtttgcttacttgtggATCTTTCATGTGTTTGCATTTTGCATGTTTGctttgaggagttagatgtaagtccatctattggcattctgtttccagtttttgttgttatgagttggatgtaagcccatctattggcattctatttccagttttgttgttaggagttggatgtaagaccattgattgacATTCTGTTTCCTCTTTCTGTGGTTCTCCCATGAGACTTGCTTATTGCTTTTACCCTTGTGTTGCCTgattccaaaggaacttacttggatcatctctatgatcttgagaaaggaaCTCCTATTATGGCTTTATCCCTTAAcccacctcttgcatgcttaaccttgatccatattttcatccttaacccaaaccaagaaaacttttgtgcaaacatttgacttgttttcaacattagaaacctaggccttatgcctttgattttcaaactttcttttcataatactcattttgaattgaatctttaaatcaactttgaccattttgtacatacttctaattggttaattcaacccactcaattgtcttttgtggcccttgtccacttcttaatcaaattttcatgcattagccatagatctaaattatcttagtggttgatgtaaatctcacctttgtccttagtgattgaattgtaagacttccatgtttatcatagggcataatccctcattagcatgtcgaagcttttctcacatggtggacttgtggttgttcaggtcgagttttctccctttggtaatgaaagaccttaaggcttttgttttaAGATCAATCCACACattgttttgaaatcttttacccgaactacggggttttgatccttatctttcatgaaaaggtacgtagacaatgggttcatccatccaaacacaaaaaatgtaaataaacttgtacattcttctctcatctcttcaatcatgtttgcacaagaaaaatatttcataaacaataacttgtacaacaagttgtgaaaagggctccctaggagtacctaggatgcattgggtgcctaacaccttccctttgcataaccaacccccttacccagatctctgtcttttgctagttttgtttgtaaaactttataggtttttgttcgctttctaaccattcctttggataaatagaagtgcggtggcgactcgactttgtatgatttaccttggatctagttaatatttccaatggtaacgaatacaccgctacagtgtTGTTTCAGCTTCTAGAGTGTATTCTTTTGACATTTCAGACAACTTTGGATCCTCATACTCATTTGAGCTTAGAGTAGTAACGATTTGACCAATTTGAATCTCCAAACTTTTTAAACTTTCCTCTTGAGCTTAAAATTGTGACTTTGTTTCTTGCATGTAAGTTATCAAAATAGACTCCAATTGGATGGTTCCATTCATTGTCACATTTGCATTAGGAGCAGATCTAGGGTGATTCATCCATCCTCCACAAGAAAAACCAGTGAAATGTGTCATGACATTTAGTGGTGCAGTAACTGTCATATCATGTGGCATCATAAAGGACTTCATCATGTTGTGTATTTTAACCAGTTGGACAACTAAAATAGTGGTTTGTATGACCTCAATTATGCATAAAGCAACCTACACATGCAACACTTTTACACATCTGTCGTGTCACTAAAAGATAGAAAAGATTAAATGCTCAAATGTAAACTTTACAAACTTCAATGAAAAATTAAAATCTTGATGAAATGATCCCCGACAGCGATGCCAAAAACTTGTTGGATAATTTTTGTATGTGCAACTATACACGGTCAAATTATTAGCAAGTGATAAGAAAAAGTATCGATCCCATAGAGATTGTATTAAGCATAATGATTTTCATACAAGAAGTTGTAAAGTAAACATGAGAAAAGGTAATAAAATAATGGTGTGTGTTACGTGGTTAAGAAAGTCAAAAATTTGAGAAGATAATTAAGGTTTAATACAGAGAAAACGAATATGTtggacaatgtttcatttaatGAATTAATCTAATGTATGATTATGGTATGTGTTTTCATGACAGATGAGGTCAGAACATGATCTTATGGCGTATCTCTACAATATCAGTAACATATACACTAGAGTAAGGGGACAAATCTCTAAGCCTCACTTGTAACTTTAATGCGTGTCTGGTTCCATTTTGAATGTCATATATGATTGTAGCTCTTTATGTCTAAAGTAGATAATCTAGTTAATATTTCTATCCTACTATTTTTAACCATATTTACTTCTAAATTCCATTTGTCAAAGGATCTCTCAACTTCAACAAGTTGTTATCTACTCTCAAGATAGTCAGACAAAGGAATAAACATATGACATAAATTCACATGAGTAAAATATATTCAGATAATTCATTCATAACATTCAAAAGATTACTAATTAATTAAACTTCACATTATCCAACAAAGCAAGTTTAGCTCATAATGAGCAAAATAAGCACAATACAGAAAGATCTTAAGTTACACATTCCTAAACAAGAGAATAGAAATGATAAACATAAGGATGACACTTCAATCAATTGCAATTTTTTAGTCAACAAGTGACGTCTTCTGTCACGCCTCTCAATGACTCTTCATATTcctttattatacttcttcataattTTCCAAGTTTCTGAACTCTTTTCTTCATTGCATTGCAACTCTATTTATAAAGGTTTTCCAGCTGcataatctctctctctctctctctctctctctctctctctctctctctctctctctctctttggTTCTTAGGCCTTTACAATGATCCATTTACTTAAGCCCGAAGAATAAAGCATATTCCTTTGTGTTGTACTATGATAGTACACTACACATGGGAGACAACATGACACTATGACAACATTGCAATAGCAGGCCAAAAATGACTTTTCAGAGTTTTGTCTTGTAGTGTTTCATCCTTATCCATTTATTTTCTTCTTTATCTTGTAGCGTTTCATCCTTATCCATTCATATTCTCCAACTCATTCCTATTTTCTTCTCAAATCTCTGGCATGGCAGCATTAACACTGAAGTTAAGAACTCATACCAACATCTTCTGGCTCAAGGCTTACTAGATGGTGTTCATAAATTCCTGGCGTGACAGTACTCGACACCTGAGCTAATTCAGCATAAGCACAAAACACATAAAATTGACAAATGAAAGCACCTAGTGTGCTTTATCCTAAATTAACTAGGGTAACATAAATCATAAATAAATGACATTACTTAAGATATAAAATACCCTTAAATTCAAGTATAAAAGGATTTAATATCTCACATAAAGTGAGTTATCATCTATCCATTTCCATGCTTCATTTTCATTAGTAATAATGTCTCTACTAATTATAATCTTCTCGCTGATTAGATTAAATAATCTATAAGCACCATCTTTGTGATAGCAAACTCAAATCATGGCTTCACTCTTATCATCTACCTTTTTCCTTCTAGCATAAGGCACATGTTCGTAACAAACACAGTCAAATACTTTAAGGTGATTCACAAATGGTTTCTTGCCACTTCATACCTCTTCTGGAACCTTATTATTTAATCTTCTTATTAGACATTTGTTTAACACATCTGCAACAGTAGTAACTGCTTCACCCCACAATGAGTTAGACATGCATTTTTTCTTGAGCACACACCTAGCCATATCTAGGATGCTTCTATTACTCCTCTCGACAATACCATTATGTTGAGCGAAATATGGAGcttttttaatatttttaattacATAAAACATGGGTTTGAATTCGTGACCTTGTTGCAAAATTAATTACTAACCACCCGGTGCACTAAGACCATTTATAACCAATATGCATGCTATTATATAAATATAAATCTATAACATAAATTATATATTTTCActtaaattttttaaataaatcGAAAACTTAGGGGGGCCATGGCCACCCCTATCACAAGGAAGTTTCGCTTCTGACCGTAAATAAAGCTACCTTAAGTTAGTTCTAACTAAGTCATGCGATGtttttaagaagaaaaaaaattaagCCATGAGATCATACAGTTTCCAAACAAGTGATAGGTTCCACTAACGTTTTTCTCCTACGATTTGTATATCCCACTCATAATCATATTAACCAATTAAGCTATTAACTCATCTTTGAAAATCATAAACCAAACTTAAATGTACCATTCAAAGATCTAATGACACGCTTAAAGGCTTGAAAAGTGTGAATATTTATGAGAGGTCTAGTACTTAGCGTACATAATGACGTAAAGCATTACTATATCATGAAAATTTTCAATAAACTAAAATAAAGATCCTACCATCCCATGATATTTTACATGTTGAATCTGATCTCGCCTTTATCTACGTGCACATTTAAATCCATCACAACGTTGATTGATTTGGTCTCCTTCATGTCAATATTTTGAAGAGCTCAACCAATATTTTGTCAAACAAATAAAAGCTCATTTTTTTGCATTATTTGATTTGAAGTCTTAGAAAATAGGTTAGTTCGCCCATCATAAACATTTCAAGTTCATTTTGAATCAAGTTTTAAAATTTTCTATATAGGGACACATTAATAGAGCCAAATATTATATCATCGACGTGAATTTGAGAAAGTAATGTTTTCATTCCCTAGTGTTTTATAAACAAAATAATGTCTACTTTACCACGAGAAAATCCTTTTTCTATTGAGAATTTTCTTACCCCTTCATACCAAAATCTATGAGCATTTTTGAAATTGTAAAGGTTGATGATTGAGTTTCTCATGATCTTTAAAGCCAAAGGTTGAGACACATGAACCTCCTCATTgataaaatcattaaaaaaagAGGACTTAACATCCATCAGATGCAATTTAAATTATAAACATTGCGTAAATTCTTAAAGAAGTGTAATCATATTGAGTTGGGCTACAGTAGCATAATATCCTCGTAATTCACTACTACGAATAACTTGTTTTACCTCGGTTGGGTAAAGATTATTACCTCAATTTTTTGGGCGACGTGACAAAAGGTGTCGTGGAAAGTTGTTACTTTTTTCCTCGACCTATCAACAACCGAGGAAAAAGGTGGAACTGGTAGTGGATTCGATCCCCGTCAACTTCATATTCCTATTTTTTAAAAACATGTCACTTTAGTTACAACAATTTGAATTTTTTCCCAAGATCAATCTAAAAACCTTTCAACAACAAAGTAGCTTTTGAGAGAGAGCATGTATTGCATAACATGTAAGCAATTTCTTTTCCCACTCTTATACTTTCTCACAAACTCTTATTGAAAATCTAAAAATGTCTCCAGTTTTTAAAGATGTATCTCCGGACGCACCCATTTAACACAAAATTGAAAACAAACGAGTGAGTCAACCATATTATACTTaatttcagagatgcatctccggataCAACATATTTGTTTTTACGAAAAATAGTATTTTTAGATATGCATATTAGTAAAGTGCTCAATTGTGTTTTTTTAATTTAGTATGAGGTATATCCAGATTTACAGACCTAATAATCATGCATCAAGAATGCAACAAATATATAAATACCAACAATGTCCTATTAaaaaaacaattgaaaaataGAAGAGCGGTTAAAATAAAATCATTAAAATATGAAAATACCACTAAAAATCAACTCAAGAGTCTACAAATCTTTTCTGgattttttcaaaaatataaaaatttaacTTTATGTTACAAtattttcaaaatgaatttttGAAAGAGAAATGATACAATGATGCAAATTATAGGGGTATGGAGACTGTAAGGGTACGAACTAGAATATTCAAAATTTTCTGGCCTACTTATTTCCAGGCCGAAATATCACGGGCCTAGAAATTAAATCCAGTTATAGTTTATGACGTCAATAACAAGAAGAACCTAGAACAATGATGAATATGGATCATATGATCAAATCAAAGAACATTCTCGAGTGTCTTGAAACTACAACATTATATACATCAATTTCATCACTTCTGCTACAACATTTTTctcttatctctttttatttatagTACTAAAAGAGTATCAAATCAATGGCTGACACTATCTTTGGATACCCTTTTAGACGTTTTTTCTTGGGCAACCCTCCAATTTTCAGAGGGTACCCTGGCTCAACAGCACTATTGGATTGGCTCGAATCCCCAACTTCACATATCCTCAAAATCAACGTTCCAGGTAAAACTTTAATAACCCAAATGGATTCTATGTTTTGTTGTAAAAATATAATCTTTTTGTTGGTTATTTGATTTTGGTTAAGTTTTGGATGATGGGTGATTTGGTTATAGGATTAAGCAAAGATGAGATAAAGTTGCAGATTGAAGAAGGGAATGTTTTGCACCTTAGAGGAGAAAGTGGGAAAGAAGAGAATCATGGAAAGGAGATTGTTTGGCATGTAGCTGAGAGAGGGACTGGAAAAGAGGGTTTGTCAAGGATGATTGAATTGCCTGAGAATGTGAAATTGGATCAGATTAAAGCACGTGTTGAAAATGGTGTTCTCACTGTTATTGTTCCTAAAGATTCAGCATCTAAATCGCATAAAGTTCGAAACATTAACATCACTAGTAGGCTTTAAGCTTTGCAAAAATGTATGTAATTGTGTTATTATATGAGTAAGAATAGAGAGCAAGAAAAATATTCTGTGGTGACATGATGGTCTTCCCTTGATCTTGGCGGTTACCGCTGTAATTGCGGCTTATTTGTGACAACTCTATAGTTTTTCGTAAGTAAAATTAAACACTTGAATACACTGAAAGAATTATGAAAAAAATATTATATGTCTATATACTGAAAGAATTATGAAAAAATATATTATATGTGACTTAATTTGTTAGAATTAATTCATATTTTAAGAAATTAGAATTAATTCATATTTTGAGAAATTTGTAGATAAAGTTTGTTAAGAGTATTTTAGTATTTCTCACAAAGTCTcacttgtatttaagcaagtAAGTGGTGTGAATAAATTATATCTTTTATTTCTTTTGCTATGTGTGTATTTTTGTGGGCAATCATTTTCTAACAATTTCAAGAGTAATGAAAAtttgttattattctctcttctaTCTCTTGTTCATTGTTCATTTTTATCACCTTGCGCACCAATAATTAGTATCTAGAGCTCTAGTTCAGATCCACAGGAAAACACTAAGGAAAACACAAGTGAAACAATGAggcgttgtgtgattgattttTGTAGTGGAGAATTCGAGTTGAATTTTTGTTCAGAATCGTAACAGAATCACATATCTTGATTCTACGGGATTGAGAAACATTGTGTTTAGGTGAGATCTTCTGAGTGTATTGCACAAGGTTGAATATGAACGGAAACGATCTGAGTACCAAGCTTCCAGTGTTCGATGGCAAgaactggaatcgttggatgattcagatgcatgtgttgtttggagctcaagatgttcttgatctcatCAACGATGGTTATGTTAAGGTTGTACTTCAAAAAAATGCAACAGATGCGCAAAGCAATGTTCAGCGTGATCTGAGGAAAGGACCAGAAGGcgttgttctacatccatcagtgtgtggatgtgaCTGTGTTTGAGAAAATCCCCGATTCAATGACGACGAA includes these proteins:
- the LOC127118377 gene encoding 15.7 kDa heat shock protein, peroxisomal — encoded protein: MADTIFGYPFRRFFLGNPPIFRGYPGSTALLDWLESPTSHILKINVPGLSKDEIKLQIEEGNVLHLRGESGKEENHGKEIVWHVAERGTGKEGLSRMIELPENVKLDQIKARVENGVLTVIVPKDSASKSHKVRNINITSRL